One Thiocapsa sp. genomic window, CGGACCTGCCGCCGCAGGTCAGCCGGAGCGAATCTCCATCCAGCACCTGACCCAAGGTGCAGAGTCGACCTGAACCGGCGAATGACCAGTCGATCGGGATCAGACCCGGTCCCCAGCGTTCGATGACCCAAGCGCCGGTCACGGCCAGCGCGATCAGAAGGCTCGAGAGGGCAGTGCGACGACCTCGCCACCAACGGCTCATCGGCGCGCTCGCCGCGGCATCCAGCCGTCAGCCATTGAGCCACAAATGCACGACGATGCTCGCGAAATACCCCAAGGCGATCTCGGGCGTCCATCGCAGATGCGCGAAAAAGGTATAGACACCGCGGGCTTGTCCCATCAGCGCAACGCCGGCCGCCGACCCGATCGAGAGCAGCGAGCCGCCGACGCCGGCGGTCAGGGTGACCAGGAGCCACTGCGCCTGATCCATGTCCGGATTCATGGTCAGGACGGCGAACATGACCGGAATGTTGTCGACCACGGCCGATAGAAGACCGACGGCGACATTGGCCGCGATCGGCCCCCATTGTTGATACATGACATCCGAGGCCATGCCGAGATAGCCGATGAACCCGAGTCCGCCGACACAAAGCACGACGCCGTAGAAAAACAGCAGGGTGTCCCACTCGGCGCGTGCGACCTTGTTGAAGACATCGAAGGGCGTGATGTCGCCGATCAGATTCGCGCGCTCGGCATTGCGCTGTCGCCAGCCGTGATGGCTCATCCGAAGATAAAAGCCGAAGAATTGCAGATATCCGAGCCCGGTCAGCATGCCGATGACCGGCGGTAGGTGCAGAAAGTTGTGGAAGGCGACCGCTGTCGCGATCGTCAGCAGGAACAGCAGGATGATGCGCCTGGCGCCGCGTCGCATGTGGATGTCCACCGACGCCGACGCCGACGCCGTTTCGGGCTTGGTGTCGGGCACGGCGTGGTGCATGAAGAGAGCGGGTATCAGGAAATTCACCAGCGCCGGAATAAAAAGATCGAAGAAGCCGAAGAAATCGATGATGCCCTTCTGCCAGACCATCAGGGTCGTGATGTCGCCGAAGGGACTGAAGGCCCCGCCTGCGTTCGCCGCGACCACGATGTTGATGCACGCCAGGGTCACGAAGCGGGTGTTGTCGCCGCCGACCGCCATGACGACGGCGCACATCAAAAGCGCCGTCGTCAGGTTGTCCGCCACGGGCGAGATGCAGAACGCCAGTCCGCCCGTCATCCAGAAGAGCGCACGGAGACCGAAGCCCTTGCGGATCAACCAGGAGCGCAAGGCATCGAACACCTGCCGCTCCTGCATGGCGTTGATATAGGTCATCGCCACCAGCAGGAAGAGCATCAGCTCCGAGTATTCGAGCAGGTTGTGCCGTACCGCCGCCTCGGCCTCGTGGGTGAGACCGTTCCGGGAATAGACGTAGGCGATCAGTGCCCAGATGAGTCCGGCCGCGATGATGACCGGCTTGGACTTGCGCAGGTGCAGGAACTCCTCGGCCATCACCAGAATGTAGGCGAGGACGAAGATGATCAGGGCCGCATAGCCGACGGAGTGCGCGGTCAAGTCGATCCACTGCCCGGACTCGCCCGCGAGCGAGAGGCCCGGCACGAGCAGAGCAAAAAGACCCATGAAGGGCAAAAGCGAAAGGCGTCCGGAGACACGCATGATCATGAATCCTGCTGGGGTGGGGTGTCGAAGGCGTGGGCGAGCGGGTCGGTATTGAAGTCGACCGCGCGCGCTATCCTCGAGCGTCTGCGTCTGCGTCTGCGTTGGCCGTCCTGTGCCGCAAGCGCCGTCGACCGACGCGACACGCCGCAAACCTCCGCGCGCCGACGGCGGTGCTCACGATACTAGCGGATTCATCAAGCGCCAAGCGGGTTTTACATGGAACAACAACACAAGACCTTGACCATGACCCTTCTGATGACACCCGACATGGCCAATTTTTCGGGCCATGTTCACGGGGGTGCGACCCTGCGGCTTCTCGACCAGGTCGCCTATGCCTGCGCCGCGCGCTATTCGAACCACTACGTGGTCACCCTATCGGTGGACCAGGTCTTCTTTCGGCAACCGCTGCGCGTGGGCGAGCTCGTCACCTGTCTGGCCTCGGTCAACTACACCGGCAACACCTCCATGGAGGTCGGGATCCGGGTCATCGCCGAAGACATCATCCACAAGACCACCCGTCACGCCATGACATCCTACTTCACGATGGTCGCGGTCGATGACCAGGGACGCCCCGTGAAGGTGCCTGAGCTGCAGATCGAAACCCCCAACGAGCGTCGCCGCTACGAAAGCGCAGCCCTGCGGCGGGAGTTCCGGCGCGAGATCGAGCGGCGCAACGACGAGATTCGCCAGGTGCATAAGTGTCGGGCGGGGGAGTTGTGACAATCGTGTCGCCGTGGCGTCGGCGACCGAGACGGACGAACGGCCCGACGCCATCATCCTCTTCATCAACTCCTATCACCGCGGCTACGCGTGGAGTGACGGAATCGAGGACGGCATGCGGGAGGTCTTCGCCGCGTCCGGTCAGCGCATCGAGATCTCCTACGAGTATCTGGACAGCCGCCGATTCGCCTTCGGCAAACTGTTTCACCCCGAGGTGCTCGATGGCATCACCAACATCACCGGCGTGAACGAGGAGATGAGCGTGGAGGGGACGATCGCGCTCGCGCTCAGTGTCCATCCAGACCGTCGCACCCTCGCCTTCGTCACCTCGACAGGCGACGACACCAGCCGCCGAATCAGCGAGCTGGTGGAGCCTCTTCTCCTTTCCCGAAAAGATCCCGATCGTGACATCCTGGTGCTCAAGGACGTCTCGTTGGAGACCTTGGGCCGGCGTCTGGAGGAGCTGCCGGCCGATACCCTGGTGTTCCTCAGCGGACAGCTCACCGATCAGGCAGCGGGGCGCGCACTCTCGCCGGTCGAGAACGGCAAGCTGATCTCGCAGATCAGCCCCTTCCCGGTCTACACCTTTTGGGGCTTCCACCTGGGAACAGGCGTGCTTGGCGGACGTATCCTGACCGGACGCGAGCAAGGCCGGGTGGCCGACCGCACGCGCGAGCTTGAATCGGCGTATGCCCAGCTGGCGGAGCTGAGCATGACCGACAGCCTGACGGGCCTAGCGAATCGACGCTGTTTCGACGAGACCTTAGGTGATTTCCAGGAAAGGATCTACCGGCGTGTAGGGGCGAATGAATTCGCCCCTTGTTCCTACAGGTCTTCCTGGCATGCTCAGACGGGATGCCAATTCCAGGAAATCGCCTAAACCGCGCCCAGTGCGGTATGCGATGTTTTTGGATGGGATCGGCCCCGGCGGATTTCACAACCGCTGGAGCCGGCGCGGTTTAAAGTATTAAAAAATATAAAATTTTAAACCGCGTCCCCCGCTAAGGGTCGTGGATTCACTAAACTTCGAACTCACTCGAAAGTTAGCATCTCGCTCTGGACGCGGTTTAAGTCGCGTCCGCTCCAGGTGAGTTCCGAGAAAGGGCGTCCCTGGCTCGACGAGAGAAGACCTTTGCTACCATTCTCGTTGTCGTTGTCGTTGTCGTAATCGACAACGACAACGATCGCGGAAGCTCTTCACTGCTCCACTAGGACGCGACGTCCAGGGTCTCCACCTCAAAACCGACAACGGTCCGTTGCGCGCGGCTGAATTCAACGCCGATGAGATGGATCAGCTGGCCTGCGGCGCGGTATCGATCGGCGTATCCGCGGTCCTTGATCTGTTGCAGCGCCCGCCCTTGCGGCGTCAATTCGACCACTTTGAACTCGAACAAATAGATCTGGCCATTGAAGCGTAACGCCATGTCGAGGCGGCCGTGGTTACTGGACTCCTCGGGGGTTAGATCCAACCCGAGGGAGGCAAAGTAGGCATAGAAGACGCTGGCGTAGTAGCCCTCGTACCGGGCGATGGGGTTGTCGCGATACCAGTCGCCGGGGATGCCGTCGAAGAAGGCCGTGAAGAGCTGTTTCAGACCAGCGAAGTCATTGACTTTAAGGAGTCGGTAGAGCGAGCGACGGTTGCGCGTATCGTCCGCTTGGCTTGGGGTCCAGGCGTCAAGCAATGCCGTATTCAAGCTCTGATAGACCTCGAGGTTCGGGTAGCGCAGCTTGTAAAACCAGGCTCCGCTGACTTGTTCCTCCGCGGCGATCGTCAAATAGCCAGCCTGAAACAGCAGTGCCTCGGTTGTCATGCGGTCGACGTCGAAGCTTGCCAGCAGGGCTGCGTCGGTTTCCATCTGTCCCAGGGCCGGCAACCAGGTGTGGCGTTCAGTCAAGACATCGATCAGGAAGGTCGGTGTGGCGGTTTCGAACCACCAGGGACGAAACAGGCGTTCTTGAAACAGCAGCAGAACGTCATACGGGTTGTAGACGGCATCCCCGGTCCAGTTGTAGCCGTTGTACCAGTCCCTGATTCGACCGCGATCCAGGTCCGCCAATTCCGGTGCGAAAACGCGGTCCAGATCCGCTTCGGTGTAGCCGCAGATTGCGGAGTATTCGGGTGAGATGGTGATGTCGCGCAGCGTGTTGAGCCCGGAAAACAAACTGACCTTGCTGAACTTTGAGACCCCGGTCAGAAAGGCAAACTGGATGTGCGCATCGGCTCCTTTGATGACCGAATAGAGATTGCGCAGTCCATCGCGGATCTCCCGAGCCGCCTTGGGACGCATGAGCGTATCGAGGATGGGCTTGTCGTATTCGTCCACCAGCACCACGGCGCGCTCCCCATGCGCCTCGGCAGTGTGGCGGATCAGTTGCGAGAAGCGACCGGAGAGGCTGCGATGGGTCATCTCGACACCGAGGAGTCGCGCATTGTCGTCCAGCAATTCACCGATTTTTTCGTCCAGCTCATCCCGGTTGCGGATCACCCCTTCAGCGAAACTGAGTCGAATCACCGGAAATCGACGTCCCCAGTCCCAGTGACCGTGGACATCGAGTCCACGAAACAGTGGCTCGTTACCGGCAAACAATTCGCCAAGCGTGTCGAGAAACAGGGATTTTCCAAAGCGGCGCGGTCGCGATAGGAAATAGTGCGTTCCGTTCTGGATCAGTTGCAGCGCGAAGCCGGTCTTGTCGACATAGTAGTGGTCACCCTCGCGGATCTTGGCGAAGGTCTGAATCCCGATGGGGAGCGTCTTTCGCGTCATGACCGCATCGGCTCAGAGTGCCGCGATCTTCCCGCGCTGCGCCTGCAGATCCCCGATCGCCCGCGACTGCTCGGCGAGGCGTGCGCGCTCCTTGTCGACGACGGCGGCCGGGGCCTTGTCGACGAAGCTCGGGTTGGCGAGCTTCTGCCCGATGCGGGCGATCTCGTCGGTCAGGCGGCCGATCTCCTTGTCGAGACGTTTGAGCTCGGCGTCTTTGTCGATCAGGCCGGCCATGGGGATGAGGAGCTTCATGGTGCCGACGAGCGCGATCGCCGATTCGGGCGCGCTCGACTCGTCTTCGAGCAGGGTGACGGATTCGATCCGGGCGAGGAAATCCAGATAGGGCCGGGCGACGGCGAGCCAGGTCTTGTCCTGCTCGGAGGCGTTGGCGACCAGCACCGGCAGCGGCTTACCGGGCGCGATGTTCATCTCGCCCTTGATGCGACGCACCCCGAGGATGACCTG contains:
- the nhaD gene encoding sodium:proton antiporter NhaD; protein product: MRVSGRLSLLPFMGLFALLVPGLSLAGESGQWIDLTAHSVGYAALIIFVLAYILVMAEEFLHLRKSKPVIIAAGLIWALIAYVYSRNGLTHEAEAAVRHNLLEYSELMLFLLVAMTYINAMQERQVFDALRSWLIRKGFGLRALFWMTGGLAFCISPVADNLTTALLMCAVVMAVGGDNTRFVTLACINIVVAANAGGAFSPFGDITTLMVWQKGIIDFFGFFDLFIPALVNFLIPALFMHHAVPDTKPETASASASVDIHMRRGARRIILLFLLTIATAVAFHNFLHLPPVIGMLTGLGYLQFFGFYLRMSHHGWRQRNAERANLIGDITPFDVFNKVARAEWDTLLFFYGVVLCVGGLGFIGYLGMASDVMYQQWGPIAANVAVGLLSAVVDNIPVMFAVLTMNPDMDQAQWLLVTLTAGVGGSLLSIGSAAGVALMGQARGVYTFFAHLRWTPEIALGYFASIVVHLWLNG
- a CDS encoding acyl-CoA thioesterase codes for the protein MEQQHKTLTMTLLMTPDMANFSGHVHGGATLRLLDQVAYACAARYSNHYVVTLSVDQVFFRQPLRVGELVTCLASVNYTGNTSMEVGIRVIAEDIIHKTTRHAMTSYFTMVAVDDQGRPVKVPELQIETPNERRRYESAALRREFRREIERRNDEIRQVHKCRAGEL
- a CDS encoding GGDEF domain-containing protein, with translation MASATETDERPDAIILFINSYHRGYAWSDGIEDGMREVFAASGQRIEISYEYLDSRRFAFGKLFHPEVLDGITNITGVNEEMSVEGTIALALSVHPDRRTLAFVTSTGDDTSRRISELVEPLLLSRKDPDRDILVLKDVSLETLGRRLEELPADTLVFLSGQLTDQAAGRALSPVENGKLISQISPFPVYTFWGFHLGTGVLGGRILTGREQGRVADRTRELESAYAQLAELSMTDSLTGLANRRCFDETLGDFQERIYRRVGANEFAPCSYRSSWHAQTGCQFQEIA
- a CDS encoding ATP-binding protein; the encoded protein is MTRKTLPIGIQTFAKIREGDHYYVDKTGFALQLIQNGTHYFLSRPRRFGKSLFLDTLGELFAGNEPLFRGLDVHGHWDWGRRFPVIRLSFAEGVIRNRDELDEKIGELLDDNARLLGVEMTHRSLSGRFSQLIRHTAEAHGERAVVLVDEYDKPILDTLMRPKAAREIRDGLRNLYSVIKGADAHIQFAFLTGVSKFSKVSLFSGLNTLRDITISPEYSAICGYTEADLDRVFAPELADLDRGRIRDWYNGYNWTGDAVYNPYDVLLLFQERLFRPWWFETATPTFLIDVLTERHTWLPALGQMETDAALLASFDVDRMTTEALLFQAGYLTIAAEEQVSGAWFYKLRYPNLEVYQSLNTALLDAWTPSQADDTRNRRSLYRLLKVNDFAGLKQLFTAFFDGIPGDWYRDNPIARYEGYYASVFYAYFASLGLDLTPEESSNHGRLDMALRFNGQIYLFEFKVVELTPQGRALQQIKDRGYADRYRAAGQLIHLIGVEFSRAQRTVVGFEVETLDVAS